DNA from Bacteroidota bacterium:
CCGAAAAACATAAAATCATACCTACCATTTTATCTCGTTGTCAAATATTTGATTTTAAACGGATACAGGTAGATGATATTTCAAAACACCTGGAGAGTATTGCGCAAAAAGAAGGAATTACCGCAGAGCCTGAAGCGCTTCATATCATTGCACAAAAGGCTGATGGTGGTTTGCGCGATGCACTTTCTATTTTTGATCAAATAGTAAGTTTTGCTGGAAACAATGTAAAATACCAGGCTGTAATCGAAAACCTAAACGTATTAGATTACGATTATTACTTTAAAGCCATTGATTTTGCGCTTGCCAATGATATCTCTGGAAATTTATTGTTGTTGAATGAGGTAATTGGCAAAGGCTTTGATGGGCATCAATTTATAGTTGGATTGGGGGAACACGTAAGAAATATTTTAGTTGGAAAGGACCCTCAAACCATACAGCTGTTAGAGGTTGTAGGAAGTATCCGAGAAAAGTATCAGCAACAATCTGCTAAGTGCGATGTGCCTAGCTTAATTAGATGGTTGGGGGTAATTAATAAAACGGAATTATCGTATAAGTCGAGTAAAAACGCGAGGCTACAGTTAGAGTTGTGTTTAATACAGCTTAGCACTGTCAGTAATAGCAAGGTCGAAATAGCGCCCCAAGATAATGCTGCAACAGTAGTTGTTGCAAAACCTGCTGCTGCTGTTGTTCCTGTTCAACAAGCCGCACCACCGTTACAGAAAACAGAACCACCAGCGGTTTCACCAACCCCACCTGTTGTTTCTGCTACTCCAACTCCACAACCTGCATCTATACTAGAAAAGAAAAGTATTCTTAAAACACCCTCTATCAGCCAATTTATGGGAGGTGCGAAAAAAGATACTAAACAGGAGGTGGAAACAAAAGAACCATCTACACAGAACCTACCTACAACTAATTTTACCGAAGAACAAATGCAAGCTGCATGGGCTGATTTTACTAAAATACAGCAACAATCGGGTAAGGTAAATTTATATACAACTCTTGCATCTCAAAAGCCATTGCTGAAAGAAAATTACCAACTAGAGTTTTCTGTTGAAAATAAAGTGCAGGAGGATGTGTTGGATGAAATAAGGCTCGACTTATTGGAGTTTTTGAGAAAAAAACTAAATAACTATTCCCTTTCTTTACAAGTTGTTGTAAAGAGAGATTTAAGCGAAAAAAAAGCGTACACTTCTTCTGATAGATTTAAAAAAATGGCAGAAAAGAATCCCCTCATCAACAAGCTGAAACAACAGTTTGATTTGGAAGTTGATTTTTAAATTATTCTATTGGCTATCGCGAAACATTCGTCTAGTTAGCAAAGAAATTAAACAGGCGCTATTGTTAATAATTTACCAACTTTCTTTTCTTATACTTTCTTAGCTTTGGATACTCATTTTACCCGATTCATCCTGATTTATTAGGCGAGTAAATGACAACTAAAAAATAACATTATTTACAAATGAACACTACCTATAAAAATTTAACGGCAACAATTATTTTTTTTGTTGTTTGCCTTGTCCATATTGTCGCACAACCCAAAGTAGAATATTGGGACAAAGAGCAAACAAAAAAACGCAGTGAAGAAAATTACAAGAATGGTTTGCAACACGGAAAATCAACCTATTGGTACGAAAATGGGAAAGTAGTTAAAGAAGGAAATTATACAGACGGGAAAGAAGATGGTAAGTGGCGGTTATACTATGATGATGGTAAGCTAAAGGCTGAAGAGATTTATTTAAAGGGAAAGAAAGATGGCTTGTGGCAATACTTTTACAACAGCGGAAACAAAGCACAAGAAATTTTTTACAAAGAGAACAAACCGGATAGCGTATGGAAAGTGTTTCATTCCAACGGAAAAATTAAAAGTATTGAACAGTTTAAGAATGGCGTTAAAGAAGGCTTGTGGCAATATTTTTATGACACCGGAAATTTAGAAAGCGAAGGTGTATTTAAAAATAATTTACAAGAAGGAGCATTTACTGCTTGGTATAAAACCAGCAACAAAAAACTGCAAGGCGAATACAAAGCCGATAAACAAACAGGTAAGTGGACAGAGTGGTACAGCAACGGAAAGCTTAAACAAGAGTCTGAGTACAAGAACGATTTGTTTTACCTAACTACTTATTTTGATGAGCAAGGGAATCAGATTATAAAGAATGGTGAAGGGAAATTTACAATGGTCTATGACAATGGAATTAAGCGTGGAGAGGGTGTTTACAAAGCAGGAAGGCAAAGTGGAGAGTGGATTTTTTGGGATACAGATGGTAGAAGGGAAACCGTAATTACTTATGAAAATGGTTTCAAGAATGGCGTTTATAAATCATGGTTTACAGATGGTAAACTAAAAAGTGAGGGCGAATTTAAAAATGATAAGCGCACAGGCTACTGGAAGTGGTATAGACAGGGAGGCACCTTGGAAATGGAGGGCTCTTTGCTGGATGATAAGCGTACAGGCAAGTGGCAGTATTGGTTTGAGAATGGCAATAAAGAATCAGAAGGACTGTTTGTTGACGATAAGATGAATGGCAAGTGGACGTACTGGTATGCAAACGGAGCCAAGTGGAAAGAAGGCGAGCAGGTAAATGATTTAAAGTCGGGACATTGGATGTATTGGTTTGAAGATGGGAAAAAAATGATGGAGGGTGATTTTTTCACGAATAAAGAGAATGGATTGTGGCTTTCTTGGTACGACAATGGACAAAAGAAAGACGAAGGCAACTATAAACTAGGAATGATGGATGGCGCATGGAAAGGGTGGTTTAAAGAAGGTAAAATTAAATACGAAGGTTTTTATAAAAATGATTTAAAAACAGGTGCATGGACTTTTTGGAAAGTAGATGGAACCATTTGGGAGAAGGGGAGTTATTTAGATGGAAGGAAGGATGGTTTTTGGGAATTCTATTCTGACAAAGGAATTAAGGATAGGGAGGGAAAATATAAAAATGAAAAACCGGTAGGTAAGTGGATGTATTATTACGAAACCGGGCAAAAATTTCAAGAACAAAATTTCGTAGATGGCAAGCTTAATGGCACTTGTACTGCTTGGTATCCGGATGGAAAAGTTAAAAGCATTTCTTCATATAAAGTGATAAAGAACAAAGCCGAAACGGTGGAGTTTGAAAATAAACCTAAGGGAGACAAAGTAGATGTGTATAAAAGTGTTCCGCATGGGGAATGGCTTTTCTACGATGCCAAAGGAAACGAAATGAGTAGAATGAAGTACAAAAAAGGAGTTAAAGTCCAGTAGGCACATGTTTGTTCAATTACACAATGAATAAAAATTTACAGGCCCATCTAGCCCTGCTCTTTGCAAACTTAATTTACAGCGCAAGTTTTACGATTGCCAAAGAAGTAATGCCTGATTTCGTAAAACCATCAGCACTTGTGTTTTTGCGGGTGATAGGTGCTTGTTCACTATTTTGGATATACTCCTTATTCATAAAAGAAAGAGTAGATAAAAAACACATACTGCATTTTTTCTTATTGTCCATATGTGGTGTGTTTTTGAATCAAATGATGTTTTTAAAAGGGTTAAGCATTACTACTCCCATTAATGCAGCCATAATAATGGTTACATCGCCTATTGTGGTAGTTTTATTGGCGTTACTTACTGCACGAGAAAAATTTAATACAAATACACTATTCGGTGTAGTGCTTGGTTTTATTGGAGCAGCGGCATTACTTACACTTAAATCAGATTTGTCGTTCGGTACCGAAACAATGTTGGGAGACTTATTAATATTACTAAATGCGGTATCATGGAGTATTTATATTATTTACGTAAAAAAATATATGTTGCTGTACAACACCGTAACTGTTTTAAAGTGGGTTTTTCTATTTGGTTTAATCTTGGTAACCCCCTTTAGTATTGGGGAAGTGGGAGATATTTCGTTTCACTTGTTTACGCCAAGAATATGGATGTTTGTTCTTTTTATTGTAGTAGTAACAACTTTTTTTGCATACTTATTAAACACCTATGCTCTTAAAACACTTAGTTCATCGGTTGTTAGTGCTTATATATATTTACAACCGCTGTTGGCTACTGCCATCGCATTGTTTGCGGGCAAGGATAGCATAAGCGGAATAAAAATAATTTCAGCATTGCTGATTTTTTTGGGTGTATATTTAACAAGTAAAAAATAGAAAATGATAAAATCGATGACGGGCTTTGGTAAAGCCACTTGCGAATTAAAAGACAAAATAATCACAATTGAACTTCGCTCTTTAAACAGTAAGCAATTAGATATGTCTGTCCGTATTCCGCAATTGTACCGCGAAAAGGAATTTGATATTCGAAACGAGTTTTCTAAAGTGATTGAACGAGGAAAGGCAGATGCTTTGATATTGGTGGAATACACATCGGAAGCTAAAACTTCCAGAATAGATAAAGGGCTTGCCAAAAACTATTACAAAGAAATGAAAGAGCTTGCTTTAGAACTAAACGACAGCTCCAATGATTTGCTAGCTACCATTATGCGCCTGCCCGATATTTTAAAACCCGACAAACAAGAAGTAGGAGAAGAAGAATGGAAAGCTCTTTTTTCCAATATTAACAAGGCCTGCAAGCTATTTTCTGATTTTAGAATCAGTGAGGGAAAATCACTGGAAACAGAATTGATAAACAGAATAACTAAAATAGCGGAAGGCTTGGCTATTGTAGCCGAACAAGATGGCAAACGATTGGAGCAAATAAAAAGTAGAATAAAGAACAATATTGTTGAAACTATTGGGCTAGAAAAGGTTGATGAGAATCGCTTTGAACAAGAGTTGATTTATTATATGGAAAAGATTGATATTACAGAAGAGAAGGTTCGCTTAAAAACACACTGCGATTATTTTTTAAAAACACTAAAAGATCCTTCTAACGGGCGAAAGCTGGGTTTTATATCGCAAGAAATTGGTCGTGAAATAAACACCATAGGCTCTAAAGCCAATGATGCTGCCATACAAAAAGTGGTAGTTGAAATGAAAGATGAGTTAGAGAAGGTAAAAGAGCAACTGCTCAATGTATTGTAAATACAAGGATTAAGAAGCTTTATACCCAAACTGCTTCAGCCTGTTTTCGTTGTTTCGCCAGTCTTTGTCAACTTTTACAAACAACTCTAAAAACACACGTGCATCTAAAAAGTTTTCGATGTCTTTGCGCGACTCAATTCCTACTTTTTTGATAGACTCTCCTTTGTGCCCAATAATAATACCTTTTTGGGTATCTCGCTCTACAATAATAGTAGCTCTAATTTTTGTTATTCTTTCCTCTTCTTTAAACTCATCAATCAATACTTCGGCACTGTAAGGAATTTCTTTGTGGTAGTTAAAAAATATTTTTTCGCGAATTATTTCCGACACAAAAAAGCGTTGTGTTTTATCGGTAAGTTCCTCTTTGTCAAAGTAGGGTGGGCATTCAGGCAATAGCTTTACAACTTTATCTATAACTAAGTGCACATTTAGTTTGTGTAACGCTGCAATGGGAAGCACTTCTGTGTTGGGCATTTTTCTTCTCCATTCTGCAACAAGTTCAAGCATTTTATCTTGCTTTATTAAATCACATTTGTTTAACAAAACCAATTTCGCAATACCTGAGTTTTTAACATTCATTAAAATCTCTTCGTTGAAGGGCTCTCTATCGGTAACATCAATCATTAACAAAAAAACGTCCGCATCAGACAGGGAGCTTTTTACAAAGCCCATCATGTTTTCTTGTAGTTTGTAGTTGGGCTTTAAAATGCCTGGTGTGTCGGAATAGACGATTTGAAAATCATCGCTATTTACAATCCCCATTATTCGGTGCCTTGTAGTTTGTGCTTTAGGGGTAATAATAGATAGCTTTTCCCCAACCAAAGCGTTCATTAGAGTGGATTTTCCGGCATTGGGGTTTCCAATTATATTTACGAATCCTGCCTTATGTTTTGTAGTACTCATGGGATTATAGCTTGATTTTGTCTAATGTTAAGGTAATATGTTTGGTACTAAGGTAATAATATATATATTTGCTCTTTCAAATATAATCGTTCATTAAGGTATTCAAAATATATTGCGGGGTGGAGCAGTTGGTAGCTCGTTGGGCTCATAACCCAAAGGTCATCGGTTCGAGTCCGGTCCCCGCTACCAAAGCGGCATCATCAAGGTTTAAACTTGGTATGCCGCATTTTTTTTGCCCTAATTCTCGCTGTTTATGGGCAATCCACAAAA
Protein-coding regions in this window:
- a CDS encoding DNA polymerase III subunit gamma/tau, which gives rise to MENFVVSARKYRPSTFDTVVGQSSITTTLKNAIKNNHLAQAFLFCGPRGVGKTTCARILAKTINCFTKTAAVEACDECESCKSFNSGHSLNVYELDAASNNSVDDIRNLVDQVRLAPQLGTHKVYIIDEVHMLSQAAFNAFLKTLEEPPKHAIFILATTEKHKIIPTILSRCQIFDFKRIQVDDISKHLESIAQKEGITAEPEALHIIAQKADGGLRDALSIFDQIVSFAGNNVKYQAVIENLNVLDYDYYFKAIDFALANDISGNLLLLNEVIGKGFDGHQFIVGLGEHVRNILVGKDPQTIQLLEVVGSIREKYQQQSAKCDVPSLIRWLGVINKTELSYKSSKNARLQLELCLIQLSTVSNSKVEIAPQDNAATVVVAKPAAAVVPVQQAAPPLQKTEPPAVSPTPPVVSATPTPQPASILEKKSILKTPSISQFMGGAKKDTKQEVETKEPSTQNLPTTNFTEEQMQAAWADFTKIQQQSGKVNLYTTLASQKPLLKENYQLEFSVENKVQEDVLDEIRLDLLEFLRKKLNNYSLSLQVVVKRDLSEKKAYTSSDRFKKMAEKNPLINKLKQQFDLEVDF
- a CDS encoding DMT family transporter — protein: MNKNLQAHLALLFANLIYSASFTIAKEVMPDFVKPSALVFLRVIGACSLFWIYSLFIKERVDKKHILHFFLLSICGVFLNQMMFLKGLSITTPINAAIIMVTSPIVVVLLALLTAREKFNTNTLFGVVLGFIGAAALLTLKSDLSFGTETMLGDLLILLNAVSWSIYIIYVKKYMLLYNTVTVLKWVFLFGLILVTPFSIGEVGDISFHLFTPRIWMFVLFIVVVTTFFAYLLNTYALKTLSSSVVSAYIYLQPLLATAIALFAGKDSISGIKIISALLIFLGVYLTSKK
- a CDS encoding YicC family protein — translated: MIKSMTGFGKATCELKDKIITIELRSLNSKQLDMSVRIPQLYREKEFDIRNEFSKVIERGKADALILVEYTSEAKTSRIDKGLAKNYYKEMKELALELNDSSNDLLATIMRLPDILKPDKQEVGEEEWKALFSNINKACKLFSDFRISEGKSLETELINRITKIAEGLAIVAEQDGKRLEQIKSRIKNNIVETIGLEKVDENRFEQELIYYMEKIDITEEKVRLKTHCDYFLKTLKDPSNGRKLGFISQEIGREINTIGSKANDAAIQKVVVEMKDELEKVKEQLLNVL
- the era gene encoding GTPase Era, giving the protein MSTTKHKAGFVNIIGNPNAGKSTLMNALVGEKLSIITPKAQTTRHRIMGIVNSDDFQIVYSDTPGILKPNYKLQENMMGFVKSSLSDADVFLLMIDVTDREPFNEEILMNVKNSGIAKLVLLNKCDLIKQDKMLELVAEWRRKMPNTEVLPIAALHKLNVHLVIDKVVKLLPECPPYFDKEELTDKTQRFFVSEIIREKIFFNYHKEIPYSAEVLIDEFKEEERITKIRATIIVERDTQKGIIIGHKGESIKKVGIESRKDIENFLDARVFLELFVKVDKDWRNNENRLKQFGYKAS